A stretch of the Solanum dulcamara chromosome 6, daSolDulc1.2, whole genome shotgun sequence genome encodes the following:
- the LOC129893228 gene encoding uncharacterized protein LOC129893228 — protein MTLLRSREVTPAASKAKVSSETLENHVLEPATPSKSLETSVQPLCDVTPTSPSSASRDIPRVATRRSLRLASKNGLSEIGEISSNRGKCKDFEIDNGYTGKSLKSDVGVESVALDEDDKDFGVLHNESDDIENSACSEERIEYVKKGKGDKRTRMEVQGEGDTKFLSLRSGKKISKRAVEECSGGSVGDTGSVQNDCDEKLSHGKLSEGMLNSCGSDGSSHKLWTSSVKPSSVKRRRFSREEKSKGPVSEQSLPVVHSLKLESAVASGISFENTVPQSACLPETVDLAVQGDGQAATLQIRDSKTRRLSREEKGKKVMAVYELRHAVDTVQGKSKHRAEKLVDEIVSRAINLTIQDGEQVADTDGSATATRRVHRERFRDIARRNASRFAHFSSQAEQETNVADEAAEEIPQEVMENEEIEDWPGPFSTAMKIIRDRETNIKHQQQSKSEKSKIEVVWVPKKNQQCQSRKLVVPSLQDLCMGILVKNADAITSLDCVPDALRHKICQSLCDSREMTYQFFELLIRGSPTEIRIRDCSWLNEEKFTQSFEGCDTNNLVVLQLDQCGRCMPDYILLVTLARCPNNLPALTTLSLKGACRLSDAGLKVIISAAPNLRSMNLSQCSLLTCDGISCLSNSLGSVLRELYLDNCEAIDPMLILPALLKLEHLEVLSVAGIQTVCDAFIKEFVTHRGQSLREIVLKGCMELTDCSLKDISQNCPGLRAIDLSDLCKLTDSAIGHLATGCREVDNLKFCRNAFSDEAVAAYVETSGASLKELSLNCVNKVSHNTAMSLAKCSKNLINLDLSWCRNLTNEALGLIVDNCLSLEVLKLFGCSQVTSVFLDGHSNSQVQIIGLKGTPILQCIEAPDSLKLGPLRYSALPSLV, from the exons ATGACGCTTTTAAGGTCTCGCGAGGTGACTCCGGCCGCATCTAAGGCTAAAGTCTCTTCTGAAACCCTAGAAAATCATGTATTGGAACCGGCAACTCCATCGAAATCTCTTGAGACTTCCGTACAGCCTTTATGTGACGTGACTCCCACTTCTCCTTCTTCGGCTAGTCGTGACATTCCTCGTGTTGCTACAAGAAGGAGTTTGAGATTGGCTTCTAAAAATGGTTTGAGCGAAATTGGCGAAATTTCGAGTAATAGAGGAAAGTGTAAGGATTTTGAAATTGATAATGGGTATACTGGCAAGAGCTTGAAGAGTGACGTTGGTGTAGAAAGTGTGGCTTTGGATGAAGATGATAAGGATTTTGGGGTTTTACATAATGAATCTGATGATATAGAAAATTCAGCCTGCAGTGAGGAAAGAATTGAATATGTTAAAAAGGGGAAAGGGGATAAAAGGACAAGAATGGAAGTGCAGGGAGAAGGGGACACTAAGTTTTTGAGTTTGCGGTCAGGAAAGAAAATCTCTAAGAGAGCAGTTGAAGAATGCAGTGGTGGCTCTGTCGGCGATACTGGAAGTGTTCAGAATGATTGTGATGAGAAGTTGTCTCATGGAAAGCTAAGTGAAGGAATGTTAAACAGTTGCGGTTCAGATGGCTCCAGCCATAAGTTATGGACAAGTTCAGTTAAACCTTCTAGTGTTAAGAGGAGGAGATTCAGCAGAGAAGAGAAATCTAAAGGTCCAGTTTCTGAACAGAGTTTGCCAGTGGTTCATTCACTGAAATTGGAATCAGCGGTAGCATCTGGGATTTCATTTGAGAACACGGTACCTCAGTCTGCCTGTTTGCCAGAAACCGTAGATCTGGCTGTTCAGGGTGATGGACAAGCTGCCACTTTGCAAATTCGTGATTCAAAGACAAGGAGGCTTAGTAGAGaggaaaagggaaaaaaagtgATGGCTGTCTATGAGTTGCGTCATGCTGTTGATACAGTGCAAGGAAAATCCAAGCACAGGGCAGAGAAACTCGTTGATGAAATCGTTTCAAGAGCTATTAATTTGACAATTCAGGATGGAGAGCAAGTTGCAGATACCGATGGCAGTGCAACTGCTACAAGAAGAGTTCATAGAGAAAGGTTTAGGGATATTGCTAGGCGAAATGCTTCCAGGTTTGCCCATTTCTCCTCTCAAGCGGAACAGGAGACCAATGTCGCTGATGAGGCTGCTGAGGAAATTCCACAGGAGGTAATGGAGAACGAAGAAATAGAAGACTGGCCTGGTCCATTTTCAACTGCTATGAAGATTATTAGAGATcgtgaaacaaacatcaagcaTCAGCAGCAGAGTAAATCTGAGAAAAGTAAGATTGAAGTGGTATGGGTTCCCAAAAAGAACCAGCAGTGCCAATCTAGAAAGCTGGTGGTTCCCTCACTACAAGACCTATGCATGGGCATTTTAGTGAAGAATGCAGATGCAATCACTTCACTTGATTGTGTACCTGATGCACTTAGGCACAAGATATGCCAGTCACTGTGCGACTCTCGGGAAATGACGTATCAATTTTTTGAACTTCTTATCCGTGGATCTCCTACAGAGATACGCATAAGGGATTGTTCATGGTTGAACGAGGAGAAGTTCACACAGAGCTTTGAAGGATGCGACACCAACAACTTGGTG GTGCTTCAACTGGATCAGTGTGGTCGCTGTATGCCAGATTATATCCTATTGGTTACATTAGCTCGTTGTCCAAACAATCTCCCTGCATTGACGACCTTATCCTTGAAAGGTGCATGTCGTCTTTCGGATGCTGGGCTGAAGGTGATCATCTCCGCAGCACCTAATTTAAGGTCAATGAATCTTAGCCAGTGCTCTTTGCTGACATGTGATGGAATTAGCTGTTTATCTAATTCATTGGGATCAGTTCTGAGAGAGTTATATCTAGACAATTGTGAAGCAATAGATCCCATGCTTATTCTGCCAGCATTGCTAAAGCTAGAACATTTGGAAGTTCTATCAGTAGCTGGAATCCAGACTGTGTGTGATGCTTTTATTAAAGAATTTGTCACTCATCGAGGTCAGAGTCTGAGAGAGATTGTTCTGAAGGGATGCAT GGAATTGACTGACTGTTCTCTGAAAGATATTTCACAAAACTGTCCTGGATTGCGCGCTATAGACCTGAGTGACTTGTGTAAATTGACAGACTCTGCAATTGGACATCTTGCCACTGGTTGTAGAGAAGTTGATAATCTCAAATTCTGTCGCAATGCATTCAG TGATGAAGCTGTTGCTGCTTATGTGGAGACTAGTGGGGCGTCTTTGAAGGAACTGTCTCTCAATTGTGTCAATAAG GTTTCACACAACACTGCAATGTCTCTAGCCAAATGTTCAAAAAATTTGATCAATCTGGATTTGTCTTGGTGCCGCAACTTGACAAATGAAGCCTTGGGATTGATTGTTGATAACTGCTTATCGTTGGAAGTACTAAAATTGTTTGGCTGTTCTCAG GTTACTAGTGTTTTTCTGGATGGGCACTCAAATTCCCAAGTTCAGATCATTGGATTGAAGGGGACTCCGATACTACAGTGCATTGAGGCACCAGATTCTCTGAAGCTGGGGCCGCTACGATATTCAGCATTACCATCTTTAGTATGA